A window of Bombina bombina isolate aBomBom1 chromosome 5, aBomBom1.pri, whole genome shotgun sequence genomic DNA:
TTATAACATAtttagggagactgaccatctgccATTGGTTAAAGGACCCCACCCAAGCTCAAGTGTGAaatctgtagtgcattgctgctcattcaacaaatgataaaaataGAATGAGGACAAtttgagaatataaaaaaaaatccccttctaactaaatcatgaaagaacatgtttgtgtttcatgtacctAAAATACTTTTTTCCTATTATTACCTTGAATGTAAGCATATTCTGAGAGCCCTATGATAACATGGAATATCATTTATAATCTATTGAGTATTGATtttaaaaattagaataaaaagtcatgtgtgaaataaagaacatttattttaatacatatttttaaaaaataaaataatattaagacACCCAAAATCATCATTTTTTGgttgaatggaaaaaaaaattatgataaaataaatgaacatatgtacaatatatttacatGATCATTGGTCAAATAAAGCATGGATATAATCGAATCTGGCTTGTACTCCTCTAGCATCAGTTTGCTCTAAGGGTGCAACATTGTCATCATACTCTACATGCTTAAGGCTATGTTGTGGAGCATGCAACATATAAGACATATaagggatactttcttgggtgggtATTGAAGTACTCCCCCGGAGATGTCTAAACAATGAAATCTGCTCTTCAAAACACCAAATGTGCGCTCTATCACAGATGTGTGAGCCTCATTATAGCGCACTTGCGCAGGAGTTGTGGGGTTCAGCACAGTAATGAAAAGCCATGGGACATGAATAGCCTGAATCTCCTGTATGCAAGAAAAAGACAATATATTATAGCAATCtgaaagaaataatgttataatatacatataagaaAAATTGTAATAGACATTTACTTAGAATAATTGCCTCCGGCATTTGTTGATCCTGAAACATGTTGTGAATGGTCGAATTCCTCAGGATAAAGGAATCATGGGTTGCACCTGGGATGTTTATTATCCTCAATTTGGCATCAGAGATCACTTGTATATTTAAAGAGTGATTATGCTTGCGGTCATGATAGGGCTCTTCTCTTCCCTTTGGAGGCCGCACTAACACATGGGCATAGTCAATTGTACCCAAGAAGTTTGTCATCCTAGCAATCATGTAGAACTGGAGTTTCACACGATGCCAATCCTCTGGTGTTTTTGGAAACTGCACATAATGCACTAGCCGTTGGTGCAAGGCATTTAGAACGACTGATAGATGCTTTGAAAAAGTAGCCTGGCTCATCCCCACATCTAAACTGGTTACTGCTTGAAATGATCCTGTGGCCAGGAAATAGAGGACAGCCAGCAGTTTTAACATTCCAGGGGTTGCCTTTGTCCTATATGTTATAGGTTCAAGGGAGTCTTTGATCTCAAGAAAGAGCCTCTCAATTGAAACTCTATTCAAACGGTAACTAAGGACAATCTCCCTGTCACTCAGGGCATGTAGGCCTATTCTGGGTAAAAATAGCCTGGGTCTCCTGCGCTGTTCATGACACTGAACTAGctccaacaattttttttatatatatttatataaatatatatatagatatttatatatatatatatatatatatatatatatatatatatatatatagtatatatatttatatatatatttatagggggatatatatatatatataaataaatagatatagagataaatagatGTCTGTGTATGTCCTACACAGATTTATAACAGTACCATGAGAACAAATGTTAACGTATTTtattacaaagaaaatttgattaaaaacgataaaagggacattttaaattataattcattaTTCTAATAGTTTATTCATATCATCCTTCACAGACCAAAAAGTCACACTAATTATAATGATTCAGTATTATCtgtctgtgataaaaaaaacagcaATTATTTTCAAAACCATTGAGTCCTATGGCATTCGCGACCTCAAAGTTGTCGGGTTGAACGATAGATACGCTGCGTCGGAGAAGACGCAAGTCTAAAAGTTAAAGTTAATACATTTTGTAGAGATTTGAATTGCATCGAATGTGAATGCGGATCATCAGATTATGCTACAATTTCGTAAAATAAGGCGGATCATCTAAATTACGATCGAAGACCGTGAGCATCAATATGCGTCGTATTGATCTCACGGGAGTGTATATTACATCGAACATTCCGACAGTTGATGATGttgaaactttattaaatatggtggatcaactttgcgtctaatttgacgagAAATACAAGCGTATTCTCAGTTGAAGTATTGATAAATgggtgccatatagtgctgccatatgGAACTGATATGTTAAAAAGAATAGTGGTTCAATGCCATTGAAAGTGAGAAGGTTGGGAGAGATTATCTATATTGATATCTAGGTGCAAGGCTGTCATTAAAGGTACACAATATGTATGCAGGATTAATAGGTGCTAAATAGGTGACCTTGAGGGATAGGCCTCTAGATAAACAGGATTTTCTAATAAACACAATATTGGCAACCAAAAATtacagttgtttacaaatgtaaagCAAAATGTTATCCTCCAGCACTGGTGATAGGAGTGCCAGCTTGAAGAGCTCCTGCCAAAGCTCCAAACTAGTAAttcaaatgaaaaaagttcaagcagcacctctaattgtacaaattattccaattttattgtaccaaggcacacaaaatcatgacgtttcgggctcaaataccCTTAATCATATAAGTTGTTTACAAATGAATGGAGACTGTCTTCACACGGACTGATACGTGCTACATATTCCTGTACAAGTATGTTATACTTAAGGGTCATCATTTTTATATGCATATCTGTGTGGTATGACAATGCAATCCTTTTATATGGGTTTAAAAACATAATCCATGGTAATATTACCCAATCCCTGTTCAATTGTCCATGAATGCACAGCTGGTATAGTAGGAATGGTGATTAGAATATTTGAGAAGTGGCTGCCAGGACCATGAAGCGTGGATAAAGGTGAGTTCTCCTAACTTGTCATCATAAAATGTTCATAGGGAATGTGTATGCAGTATTCTATAGAAGTACTCATTATTACTCATATATTCTATGTTATTCATCCATCTTTGAGAAGTCTGAGGTGAGAGGACTACCTCAGTGATGGTTATTAGGTTAGATTTTGTGTTTTTATAAGCTCTGCAACATATCAAATTGGTTTTGCACTTACACACTGACTTTAATCCCGCCATGTAGGAGGACTCTAAGAAGCAAGCTTGGAAACAAAGTGATTGTTAGAATAATAATCCAGGGCATACAACAGCAGAATATGCAGGTGAAGCTTGTGGAAAAACATAAAGATTAACAAAGTTCAGATATGGCAGTTGCAGAGACaatgataatataatataatatatgctaCTATATTGATTAGGCCTATGGACAATATTTTAAATGATTCAGGTAAATCAAATTAGCCAGTCAGACATAACAGCAGGGAACTCCCACAGAAATGTTATTGACAAATTGAGAAAAGCGATGAAACTAGAACAAGGCTGTCTCCAAGGTACAAAGAATAGAACATAAGGTCTTGCAAAAAGGAGCGTCTTAAAGAGACAAAAACAGTACTGGTGGAACAGACAGGGCATGACAACCTATTATTTTACACTGTCTGTTCGCTAGAACCAGTGTAGCAGAATATAATTTGCAGGCAGTGGTCAGGAACAGGTTGCAGTTTAAACCTGGAATTTAGGAccagaaacattttttaaatcttagGAAATGTGGTCAGGAGGCAGATGAAGGTCAGGAACCAGGATACTTAGCAGCAGCAGCAATCAAAACAAGGGGAGCAGACAAAAGTAATCTGAGTAGCAGTTCCAGAGATCAGAAGCAGAATACTCAAAACATAATTCAAAGCACAGAGAAGCAAGGCCagaaattaaatccaattaacaatCTGGGGTTGTAAAATTGAATTATTCCAGCCTCAAATTTGGCAAAATATACCTTTATTTGTTACATGGGGTTCAAAGAAACAAAAATACAATGTTTCAGGCCCTTGCTAGGCCCTTAATCATGTATGAACTTTGGACCCCATGTaacaaataaaggtcttttttgccaaattggaggctggaataactGTCTGGATGAGAGGACCTCACAAGTCTGGTACTCCGTGTCCCAAATAAGAAAAAAGGTGTGctgctttccaaactttttttgAAGTTACTGTTGTAAAATGGAAGACAGATGAGAATAAAAAACACCAGAGTCAACTTAGTAAAATAACCAAAAGCAAAATGATGTCTTCAGAGGCCTTTTAACACCTTTCATGACCTTACGGCATTAATTCTGCCACAAGATCATGTCTGACTTTGATAGTATAATTAGCTCTATTTTTAGCACAGGTCATGAAGTCCAGCATTGAGCTAACCTTAGTGCACTCCTCTTCAGCCACTGAGCTACCTGTAGTACTAAACCCCTCCTTTGCATCAAACATCGGGAAGGACTAAGTGCATCTCAGAACTCCAGCCTCACCATTGATCTTTTTAGCGTGGCCCAGGCTGTACACAGGTAAACTTCTTGGGGCCTGACAATAAGTAAGTTGCGATTTTTGATTGGGATCAGAACAAACAGGATGGGCACATGTTAAGTATATGGACATTTTTTGCAAAACAGATAATAGtaaaataaacaaagaaagttCTGATTCTGGTTGCTTCTTGTAACAACCTGTAGAGGTTAGGTAAAGTTCTGGAACTCAGATGCAGAAAAACAGCTACAAGCACAAAAAATCCCTAGGCAAGGTATCCAAGAAGGGGGTAAGACAGCTTCAGGCAGGCCAAAGGTCAGGGCAGGCCGGCAATCAGGGAAATCGAGGATAAGTAAAGTCAAAAGACCAAAAAGCAGGATACACAGGAAACAAACGCCAAGAGTTCTGAAGCAGAAAGCAAAACAACCAAGCATTGACTGACAGACGTGCTCTGCTTTTAAAGGGGTTGCTGAATCACATAACCTGGTCTCACCTGTAGGTGGGAGTTACCTAAAGTCAATATAAGTTGGGGTTGGACTCGACGCCATCTTGGTTTTCTCAATGTCCTTGCTCCACCTTCCGCCCATACTCTCAAGCTCCCCCGTGGCGAACGCCATCTTCGGTATAGAGGGGCCAAAATGCAGAGGGAGCAGAGGCTGAAGGCACCGTGATCTCCACAGAATGACGGTGAGTACCCAGCCATTAGCATGCAGATTATTATCAAACAATAGATTTTGGTAACCCCTGAGTTATATGAGTAATATATTTTGGTGTTAACTGCAGTTATTAGTGAGTCTGTTCTAATTCTGGTCAGTAAATTTGcaatatattacattaacattctCATATTACCACTATTAGTTTCTGAACTAATTAATTCTTATTCTAGccaattatttttgttaaatacattaaaaaaaatgaaacatattatgttaaattaattttctttctgaaTATATTTTCCTTATTGCAAGCTATTTTTGAACATTGATGTCCTCCTTATTCTAGTTtagcaaacaaaaacagaatttatgcttacctgataaattactttctccaacggtgtgtccggtccacggcgtcatccattacttgtgggaaatgttctgccccacagggaaaggcaaggagagcacacagcaagagctgtccatatagctccccctctggctctgccccccagtcattcgaccgacggttaggagaaaaaggagaaactatagggtgccgtggtgactgtagtgtataaagaaaatttttttcaacctgattaaaaaaaaaaccagggcgggccgtggaccggacacaccgttggagaaagtaatttatcaggtaagcataaattctgttttctccaacattggtgtgtccagtccacggcgtcatccattacttgtgggaaccaataccaaagctttaggacacggatgaagggagggagcaaatcaggttacctaaacagaaggcaccacggcttgcaaaacctttctcccaaaaacagcctccgaagaagcaaaaatatcacatttgtagaatttggcaaaagtgagcagagaagaccaagtcgctgccttacatatctggtcaacagaagcctcgttcttataggcccatgtggaagccacagccctagtagagtgagctgtgatacggtcaggaggctgccgtccggcagtcttataagccaagcggataatgcttttcagccagaaagagagagaggtagcagtagctttttgaccactcctcttaccagagtaaacgacaaacaaggatgaggtttgtctaaaatcttttgttgcttctaaatagaactttaaagcacgaacaacatctaaattgtgtaataaacgttccttctttgaaactggattcggacacaaagaaggaacaactatttcctggttgatgttctcgttggaaacaacttttggaagaaaaccaggcttagtacgcaaaacaaccttatctgaatggaacaccagatagggtggatcacactgcaaagcagataattcagaaactcttctagcagaagaaatagcaaccaaaaacagaactttccaagatagtaacttaatatctatggaatgtaaaggttcaaacggaaccccttgaagaactgaaagaactaaatttagactccaaggaggagtcatgggtctgtaaacaggcttgattcttaccaaagcctgaacaaaagcttgtacatctggcaaagctgccagtcgtttgtgcaacaagacggataatgcagaaatctgtccttttggagaactagctgacaatcctttatccaaaccttcttggagaaaggagagaatctttggaattttaatcttactccaggagaatcctttggattcacaccaacagatatattttttccatattttatggtaaatccttctagtcacaggttttctggcttggaccagagctgctatagaattatccactactgctgataattgttgcatagaaataagcactggcacgctaggtgtcgcctgcgcgggcaaagctggtgtagacacagaaggagaggatgtagagctatccccactaccttcattagataaatcatcttgggcaacattatgaaaaataacagagctgtcctgattttgtttggacgctatggcgcaattatcacaaacactcgaagggggaaccacatttgtctctatacacacagaacataggttatctgatggaacagacatgttaaacagatttaggcaggcaaacaatgcaataaaaacgattttaaacaaaaacgttactgtctctttaaataataaaatgacacatttatttctgaatgttcaaaaaactatgaaggcaatatccgatttttctgaaatttggaccccagtgtcttaatgcttagaaagtattgtacAGCAAATGTGGAGACTCttgctcttaaaacaagcaaacaggagctaattgttggatttaaccgtttttacacaccacaatcccagctacagccttgctgcagctttttaccttccttaggggtcaccattcacagaaaaaacccttttggagtcactttctgaaccacaggaccctctcacatgaatctgcatgcactgccttgaaattcaactgcacagctgaagtgccaaaatgaggcttcctccctcagcacactagagtgaaggggccttcctgactagatttaggtgtctaaaacaagccagatcaataaaaaacgttcccaagtgtatgtgagcttataaaatatttcaaatggtataatattgtaataaaaaccaatcgatttagcccctaacagtgtctaccagcataaaaaacaaaaaggggaagcctgttatcttttttgctgaggtgaaagaaaaatggcttaccgtttcccctgaggggaaaaatgactgtcatctagcattagcctgtgttgttagaaggagactagtcatacctgaagcagatgagtctgcaaactgttacccccaactgaagttctcttgtttcaacagtcctgtgtggtaacagtaatggattttagttacttgtgctaaaatcatagccctcttaaacagaaat
This region includes:
- the LOC128661555 gene encoding putative nuclease HARBI1 encodes the protein MAFATGELESMGGRWSKDIEKTKMASSPTPTYIDFRIGLHALSDREIVLSYRLNRVSIERLFLEIKDSLEPITYRTKATPGMLKLLAVLYFLATGSFQAVTSLDVGMSQATFSKHLSVVLNALHQRLVHYVQFPKTPEDWHRVKLQFYMIARMTNFLGTIDYAHVLVRPPKGREEPYHDRKHNHSLNIQVISDAKLRIINIPGATHDSFILRNSTIHNMFQDQQMPEEIQAIHVPWLFITVLNPTTPAQVRYNEAHTSVIERTFGVLKSRFHCLDISGGVLQYPPKKSKLMLEEYKPDSIISMLYLTNDHRQLEIVEVIFPFLKILIH